Sequence from the Microbacterium sp. 1.5R genome:
GTGAAGCTCCGCAATGAGCTGAAGGTCCAGGTCGACGACGAGCGGGAGCCGAACGCCGAGACGCAGATCGATGTGATCGATGCCGACGATCGCGTCGTGCACACGCTCCTGCACCCGCACAGCGGCAAGATGCATCAGCTCCGCGTGCATCTCGCCGCGCTGGGGCTCGGCATCCTGAACGATCCGTTCTACCCCGAGTTGCGTGGCGAGAAGCCCGACGACTTCGAGAAGCCGATGCAGTTGCTCGCGCGCGAGCTGCACTTCGTCGATCCGCTGAGCGGCGCGCCGCGGGTCTTCACCACGACGCGCACGCTGCAGGAGGCTCCCGTCAGCGCCGCATGATCCTGCGCGCGAGCCACGTGCCGAGCATCTGCACGAGGTGGACGAAGACGACGATGAGGACGATCGCCGTCCACATGACGACCGGCTCGAACTGCCGGAAGCCGTAGATCTGGGCGAACGCGCCGAGGCCGCCGCCGCCGATGAGGCCTGCCATCGCGGTCATGTCGATCAGTGCCACCACGATGAACGTGTAGCCGAGGATCAGCGGTCCGAGCGACTCGGGGATCGCGACCGTGAACAGGATGCGCGCGGGACCTGCGCCCATGGCGCGCGCGGCTTCGATCACGCCGGGCGACACCGACACGAGGTGCTGCTCGACGATGCGGCCGATGGCGAACGCCGCGGCCAGACCGATCATGAACGCGCCGGCCGTGGTGCCGATGCCGGTGCCGACCACCGCGCGGGCGAACGGCTGCGCCACGGCGACGAAGAGCACGAACGGGATCGGGCGGAAGAAGTTCACCCCGAGGTTCGCGATGACCGACACGGCCCGGTTCTCGGCGAGCCCGCCCGGACGGGTGACATACAGGATGACGCCGATCGCGAGACCGAGGATGCCGCCCAGCACGAGTGCGAACGACGTCATGTACAGGGTCTCGAGGGCGGCCTTCCAGAGGTCGGGCCACAGTTCGTTCAGACGATCCATCAGCGTGCCTCCTCTTCTGCGATCTCGGTGACTTCGACGCGCTGGCCGATCTGCTCGA
This genomic interval carries:
- a CDS encoding methionine ABC transporter permease, producing MDRLNELWPDLWKAALETLYMTSFALVLGGILGLAIGVILYVTRPGGLAENRAVSVIANLGVNFFRPIPFVLFVAVAQPFARAVVGTGIGTTAGAFMIGLAAAFAIGRIVEQHLVSVSPGVIEAARAMGAGPARILFTVAIPESLGPLILGYTFIVVALIDMTAMAGLIGGGGLGAFAQIYGFRQFEPVVMWTAIVLIVVFVHLVQMLGTWLARRIMRR